The genomic stretch ACATGATGCCTCACTATCATATTCAACACAGAACAACGGCCTTAACTCTTGCTTCTAAGCGTCGTTGTACGGACATAGTCAAGCTACTTCTGAAGACCCGATTTGATGTCTCAGCACGACTACAGGGGAAATCTGCGATACAGCTAGTTGCAAGATACGACTACGCAGAGGTGATAGCTTTGCTTCTGGATGCCGGGGCAGAAGTGGGTTTGTCTGATCTTCTGGATGTGACATGCAGCGGCTCTACAGCAGCGGTATCACTCCGTCTTGACAAGGGTCGGATATATGAGACAAGGCTTATATTTCAGAAGAAACACAGGTTCATCTTGCAGTCCGCcatgatcatccagagaTCGTCCGTGTCCTTCTCAAATCTGGTACAAAAACTGAAGTAATGAACCATTAGGGGTACACACCCATGGCATTTGCAATTGGACTCAATCAAGAGAAGTGCATCAAGTACGGCGCT from Aspergillus oryzae RIB40 DNA, chromosome 1 encodes the following:
- a CDS encoding ankyrin repeat domain-containing protein (predicted protein), whose product is MPHYHIQHRTTALTLASKRRCTDIVKLLLKTRFDVSARLQGKSAIQLVARYDYAEVIALLLDAGAEVGLSDLLDVTCSGSTAAVHLAVRHDHPEIGYTPMAFAIGLNQEKCIKYGANIEFVSLNWTERRENSLWCAIDYNKAHLIPLLFQHRSNIEAEAYECKRLLHRAAMQGNVAALETLLTSGAKKNARYAWEQAALHHAALEGATVAILTLLR